A single genomic interval of Malania oleifera isolate guangnan ecotype guangnan chromosome 11, ASM2987363v1, whole genome shotgun sequence harbors:
- the LOC131168226 gene encoding F-box protein At1g49990-like, which translates to MQNPTPLLLAKPQRVSLILSLFLLSFSQEGSKFLPNMGSRTTAGGGKACFPAHTIVKFRKSQLYEPPSIALVIEDDNMLLEILARVPVKALFAFKCVSKRWCCLISQPSFARTYVRRRIESPKEYPPAWTLLYQFTYGRGFSDIPPDPESLRRLCSGAHKSPGLSVLVPPLHVSHNRVLTILASSNGLLLSRLDGYFVCNPITQQWVALPLPPHRLKYVIEGFVTQAEDGIVAAYKVVRMERLCENTRVLNIEIFASETGEWKSYRAFTPNSVQLLDYRPVLYNGLLHWYDIGYRMVGYDPNGSSDRCRLINLPRTEESILLNEKYSGITRFCQVSGESLRYFEVIQGVEKPSLRVWGLRNYETGEWSMEYRIICGEILSADAYVSSLPGVALPLACDPFDVDVVYLWCGRGLVCCDVGNRKFEIIRHPVFSKMMLFWSLVYPYMLVWPTPVPLPAGRAP; encoded by the coding sequence ATGCAAAACCCCACCCCTCTTCTCCTCGCAAAACCCCAAAGGGTCagtctcattctctctctctttttgctTTCCTTCTCTCAGGAAGGATCAAAATTTCTGCCCAACATGGGAAGCCGAACGACGGCCGGTGGTGGGAAAGCTTGCTTTCCGGCACATACCATCGTCAAATTCAGGAAAAGCCAACTCTATGAACCCCCTTCCATTGCTCTTGTTATCGAGGATGATAACATGCTGCTCGAAATCCTTGCTCGAGTTCCTGTGAAAGCGCTGTTCGCGTTCAAGTGCGTGTCCAAGCGGTGGTGCTGTTTGATTTCTCAACCTTCCTTTGCCCGCACGTACGTTCGCCGCAGAATCGAGTCTCCGAAGGAGTATCCTCCGGCGTGGACGCTCCTTTACCAGTTCACCTATGGCCGGGGGTTTTCTGATATTCCTCCTGACCCAGAATCATTGCGGCGATTATGCTCCGGCGCGCACAAATCCCCCGGCCTGTCCGTGCTGGTGCCGCCTCTTCATGTGTCCCACAATCGCGTGCTGACTATCTTAGCATCGAGCAATGGATTGCTGCTTTCTCGCCTTGATGGGTACTTCGTCTGCAACCCCATTACCCAGCAATGGGTGGCGCTTCCTTTGCCGCCTCACCGCCTCAAATACGTCATCGAGGGCTTTGTCACCCAAGCTGAGGACGGGATTGTCGCAGCCTACAAGGTTGTTCGAATGGAACGCCTCTGCGAAAATACTCGCGTCCTCAACATTGAAATTTTCGCTTCTGAAACCGGTGAATGGAAGAGCTATAGGGCCTTTACCCCAAATTCAGTCCAGCTTCTGGACTATCGCCCTGTTCTGTATAACGGGCTCCTTCATTGGTATGATATTGGATACAGAATGGTGGGCTATGATCCTAACGGCAGCTCGGATCGCTGCCGCCTGATCAACCTGCCCAGAACTGAGGAGTCGATCTTGCTTAATGAGAAGTACAGTGGGATCACCAGGTTCTGTCAGGTGTCTGGGGAGAGTTTGCGCTATTTCGAGGTTATTCAGGGTGTTGAGAAACCGAGTTTAAGGGTGTGGGGACTTAGGAACTATGAAACAGGGGAGTGGAGCATGGAGTATAGGATTATCTGCGGTGAAATCTTGTCTGCTGACGCGTACGTAAGTAGCTTGCCAGGCGTGGCTCTCCCGCTAGCTTGCGACCCCTTTGATGTGGATGTTGTGTATCTCTGGTGCGGGAGAGGGCTTGTCTGTTGTGATGTTGGGAACAGAAAGTTTGAGATCATTCGCCATCCCGTTTTCAGCAAAATGATGCTGTTTTGGTCTCTGGTCTACCCATATATGCTAGTGTGGCCAACACCAGTTCCTCTTCCAGCTGGGAGGGCCCCCTGA